In a single window of the Antennarius striatus isolate MH-2024 chromosome 3, ASM4005453v1, whole genome shotgun sequence genome:
- the cspg4ba gene encoding chondroitin sulfate proteoglycan 4 encodes MDSPVRNSLLKLWPRCLLLWSFLLGLASGASFYGDGFVQLKATESSDHNMLRIRFRTSSTNGLLFLATGPTHYLLLELFAGRLQLKLDLGSGEQVLQSERGTQLNDLAWHSVEVLHVQHNVTLTVDKNSHTIVQMPGSQHDLNIVDGLYVGGSGGLDRLYLPRDLVGFRGCMDDVIFNERDLLSSLRPYAGFKSVYEVSLGCSPQFFATEEDSISLFSSRAYISLPTWNTKQEAVFECVVHTLAKDGIILYNSAREGDFVAVEIQEGLPVTIIGKGGTKSELRSPTFINDGKWHSIKLHFTSKSLELTVDGEAVKTSLRLRPQGLQLRGYLFVGGIDDSTRAEVRKVGLLSVSGKRVRGGSFKGCLKNIEVNRVKMGLANSVVTKDISVGCEPEKETDSLTPVSPTSTPISLFHLITPPPLFQMSTLARGLDKRYGSNFLQLKNLVVQEGGRASLEAKHIKVLLDFKKLGIRQSQIMFRIMEQPVRGQIRLDVDQDQEENTFSMLDLWHGRVMYIHGGSEEPDDFFMLSIYSSSRKEVPDYLKGNKLYRYNITLTPTNDSPELSLPEGNLFVLLENSKKHLTTDVLKATDIDSPYTDLVFSVLGNLNADAGYLEIENNPGKVVTTFSYLDLEELRVYYVHTGVRTSRIVFRVSDGEKVSNTVVLRIMAVALEYRLANNTGIKIIQGESAIISCDQLAVQTNAVKQVVDIRYDIIEPPQYGELQRLHSSGEWRPTDSFSQRLLEKERLRYVSTFQEIQTSTATDYFKSKVNVAGRASTEVVFPITIKWVKYNLVKNVMIEMDKVRTVTLDSEHLYAAAEGVVLSEDDLYFRVLTIPKKGKLLLGSTVLAKNSTFSQRDLTNLKVHYELVDRPYEDTSDRFKFHLVSKHAQSQNYDFQFSIKADVNSVFMRNDVLSLLEGESKLITKNYLFAETLSTKDLYYTVISSPKHGKLARISQSNSNASYNNILTFSNQDILEERIMYIHDDSETTHDGFTFIASISQGFKSSITEDDIGTKEGMFNISIQLVNDQKPIRTIDKVFHVVRDGQKLLTIDDLCYRDADSDFDDSQLIYTRRGIPMGDLVLVNDTTHRLFQFRQKDLEEKQVLFIHKGVSIGRFVLFVSDGKHFVSSLLDISAHDPFLKAGNNTGLLVQKGQSVPIYTSNFSVISNLDIRDDQEVTFKLSEAPKYGGLFYNDTKVDSFSQSDLKEGLISYRHNDSKHLADKFGLTVKAKGLQVSIRISVKVYLESHQRPPIVQHHDILLVEEGKPAKIDETKLEVTHEDNLPSEILFTVMVAPSHGFLRRFVKERYIGTKQSPVKTFTQEDINSGNIQYVQVEPGKVNDTFIIDATNGVTDVSGIRMTVDVIPRLIPLQVTNITMEEGAFKALTQDVLKVTNRHFSGINFLYSLTDPPHHGHVEHSRHPGVSITSFTRRQVEHEFIYYVHDSSETSADNFTVVANDTGLRKLSAAQTVYIQVTAVNDEPPVITANRVLRVWVSSVTEIRMEDLRVQDLDSTPQELHFMVTPPSNGHLALKSAPMREVLNFTQAHIDQGQLLFVHKGAMSGGFSFQVNDGVNFSPRQIFSITARALVLTLEKKRPLKVFPGSSTTITNVDLQAVTNDISNTSNRSITFSVIQQPKLGRLVRRQPNNSTMDISTFTQDMLDRKEVVFIQSPIESVGWEIMDSMTFSVSSPPAFLDSQTFKIDISYENSRPEHRTVLLANTGAEVTEGESVVIDETKLDATNLMFKLSVPQRSSHEVWFQVTSLPQHGVIVVGERNLTSEKPNFSQFIVNKYGITYKHDNSETIYDYFAFSAWLNAKGKTAVRPQDDHDVVEEWFNITITPVNDQPPLLKTKAPSLKVVQGDTVALGPENLTVEDLDNPPDDIMFSVISKPNNGHLALKGSMNESLMAFTQAQINNRSIYFIHDGSAVSGVFYFSVTDGHHKPLYKLFNLEVTEITISLVNYTGLSLEQGQTSVSLTADNLAAESNGKNITIHYLITRPPTFGKLLKDSDEVTQFEQEDLLSGRLWYHMTSLSSSKDSFEFTAFTSEANVTGQEFNITVRPLVQLGKGLRIPNGIVVKLNTSFLNASELANITDTDPLFVMISHPKYGKVVRTKSQSSIKPLPVESFTFQEVKQEKIALELNANMTGLQELNDSLVFVLKAGDTPPAQGELHFTVVPYIETVSSTTQGAVSTTDVPQTSRNGTASPAISMAFFSTQQPSKNQQKFKGRNRWGNSNRTSLFSTTLGKPAHETEDVPFRNTPVRVESYPQKTSNPLMVILPLLALLLLVIIFVVLVVFLRHHRQRKQSTAVPKESTSTGLPNSHSYQGPTQRSTTVPTVTVTPLNHTSTGSPVLDRLATLHQVSPYDMLDSNMLVTSWRSGSPTSSSEVIQTTAPTLQKNQYWV; translated from the exons ATGGACTCTCCAGTCAGAAACAGTCTCCTGAAGTTGTGGCCCCGCTGTCTGCTGCTGTGGTCGTTCCTGCTCGGGCTGGCGTCGGGAG cttccttctatGGCGATGGCTTTGTTCAGCTCAAGGCAACAGAGTCGTCCGACCATAACATGCTGCGCATTCGCTTCAGAACCTCCAGCACCAATGGCCTGCTGTTTCTCGCCACTGGCCCGACACATTATTTGCTACTGGAGCTTTTCGCTGGTCGCCTGCAG CTGAAACTGGATCTTGGATCAGGGGAACAAGTTTTACAGTCAGAAAGAGGCACCCAGCTCAATGACCTGGCCTGGCACTCCGTTGAAGTGTTGCATGTGCAGCACAATGTCACTCTGACAGTAGACAAGAACTCTCACACAATCGTACAGATGCCAGGCTCACAGCATGATCTCAATATTGTGGATGGCCTCTACGTTGGTGGGTCAGGAGGTCTTGACAGACTTTACCTCCCCAGAGACCTGGTTGGATTCAGAGGCTGCATGGATGACGTGATCTTCAATGAACGTGACTTGCTGTCATCACTGAGGCCCTATGCAGGGTTCAAAAGTGTCTATGAGGTGTCTTTAGGCTGTAGTCCCCAATTCTTTGCCACAGAGGAGGATTCTATCAGTTTATTCAGCTCCAGAGCTTACATTTCTCTTCCAACCTGGAACACCAAGCAGGAAGCGGTATTTGAGTGTGTTGTTCACACTTTGGCCAAAGACGGAATTATCCTGTATAATTCAGCCAGAGAAGGGGACTTTGTGGCTGTGGAGATCCAGGAAGGTCTACCAGTGACCATTATTGGGAAGGGTGGAACGAAAAGTGAGCTTCGCTCCCCCACATTCATTAATGATGGGAAGTGGCATTCAATCAAGTTGCATTTCACCTCCAAAAGCCTTGAGCTGACTGTTGATGGAGAAGCAGTGAAAACCAGCCTACGTCTTCGCCCACAGGGGCTTCAGCTGAGAGGGTATCTTTTTGTTGGAGGTATTGATGACAGCACCAGGGCAGAAGTTAGGAAAGTGGGGCTTCTATCTGTGTCTGGAAAGCGAGTAAGGGGAGGTTCCTTCAAAGGGTGTTTGAAGAACATTGAAGTCAACAGAGTGAAGATGGGTCTCGCCAATTCTGTAGTTACGAAAGACATCTCAGTCGGTTGTGAGccagagaaagaaacagattcACTGACCCCTGTGAGTCCAACAAGCACTCCTATATCACTCTTTCACTTGATTACACCACCACCATTGTTTCAAATGTCCACCCTTGCAAGGGGCTTGGACAAAAGGTATGGCTCAAATTTTCTGCAGTTAAAAAACCTTGTTGTTCAAGAAGGAGGTCGAGCATCTCTGGAGGCCAAGCACATCAAGGTACTTTTGGACTTCAAGAAGTTGGGCATTCGACAGTCTCAGATTATGTTTCGAATTATGGAGCAACCAGTTCGTGGTCAGATAAGACTTGATGTTGATCAGGATCAAGAAGAGAACACCTTCAGCATGTTGGACCTTTGGCATGGACGAGTGATGTATATCCACGGAGGTTCAGAAGAACCAGATGACTTCTTCATGCTGTCCATTTATTCTAGCAGTAGAAAGGAAGTACCTGATTATTTGAAAGGCAACAAACTGTACCGCTACAATATTACCTTGACACCCACCAATGATTCACCTGAACTCAGCCTCCCTGAAGGAAATCTCTTTGTTCTGTTGGAGAACTCAAAGAAGCATCTCACCACAGATGTTCTGAAGGCTACAGACATTGACAGCCCGTACACCGACCTTGTCTTCTCTGTGCTTGGTAACCTTAATGCTGACGCAGGATATTTGGAAATAGAAAACAATCCTGGCAAGGTAGTGACTACATTCTCATATTTAGACTTGGAGGAACTTAGGGTGTACTATGTTCACACAGGAGTTAGAACTTCAAGGATAGTTTTCAGAGTTAGTGATGGGGAAAAGGTCAGCAACACTGTGGTTTTGAGGATCATGGCTGTAGCACTGGAATATAGGCTAGCAAATAACACAGGCATTAAAATCATTCAAGGAGAGTCAGCTATAATTAGTTGTGATCAGTTGGCTGTGCAAACCAATGCTGTGAAACAAGTTGTAGACATCCGCTATGATATTATCGAGCCCCCCCAGTATGGAGAGCTCCAGAGACTTCACTCAAGTGGTGAATGGAGGCCAACTGACTCATTTTCTCAAAGGCTTTTAGAAAAAGAGCGTCTGAGATATGTTAGCACTTTTCAAGAAATCCAGACATCCACTGCCACTGATTACTTTAAGAGCAAGGTTAATGTAGCTGGAAGAGCAAGCACTGAAGTAGTTTTCCCAATCACCATAAAATGGGTGAAGTATAACTTGGTGAAGAATGTAATGATAGAAATGGATAAAGTCAGAACAGTGACACTTGACTCTGAACATCTTTATGCTGCAGCTGAAGGTGTGGTCCTCTCAGAGGATGACCTTTATTTCAGGGTTCTCACCATACCAAAGAAAGGGAAACTTCTCCTTGGCAGCACAGTATTGGCCAAGAACTCAACCTTTAGCCAAAGGGATTTAACAAATCTGAAAGTACACTACGAGCTTGTCGACAGACCATATGAAGATACGAGTGACCGGTTCAAATTTCATTTGGTTTCCAAACACGCTCAGTCACAAAACTATGATTTCCAGTTTTCCATTAAAGCTGATGTGAATAGTGTGTTTATGAGAAATGACGTACTCTCACTCTTGGAGGGAGAAAGTAAACTTATCACAAAAAATTATCTGTTTGCAGAGACGTTGAGTACAAAGGATTTGTACTACACAGTCATTAGCAGTCCCAAACATGGAAAGCTAGCACGTATTAGCCAGTCAAACTCAAATGCTAGCTACAACAACATCTTAACTTTTAGTAATCAAGATATATTGGAGGAACGGATCATGTACATCCATGACGACAGTGAAACAACTCACGACGGATTCACTTTTATAGCCTCAATCAGCCAAGGCTTCAAATCTTCTATCACAGAAGATGATATTGGCACCAAAGAAGGAATGTTCAACATTTCCATTCAGCTGGTCAATGACCAAAAGCCCATACGCACTATTGATAAAGTTTTCCATGTGGTGAGGGATGGACAGAAGCTACTCACTATAGATGATTTGTGTTATCGTGATGCAGACTCTGATTTTGATGACAGCCAATTGATTTACACCAGACGTGGAATCCCGATGGGAGACTTGGTGCTGGTGAATGACACGACTCATCGTCTGTTCCAGTTTCGGCAGAAGgatttggaagaaaaacaagtgTTATTCATTCACAAAGGTGTGAGCATAGGCCGCTTTGTGCTCTTTGTGtcagatggaaaacattttgtgtCAAGCCTTTTAGACATCAGTGCTCATGACCCTTTCTTGAAAGCTGGCAACAACACTGGTCTACTGGTTCAGAAGGGCCAGTCCGTACCCATTTACACAAGTAATTTTAGTGTCATATCAAATTTGGACATTAGAGATGACCAGGAGGTCACTTTCAAGTTAAGTGAGGCTCCCAAGTATGGAGGACTCTTTTACAACGATACCAAGGTGGATTCTTTCTCACAGTCTGACTTAAAAGAAGGACTGATCTCCTATCGGCATAATGACAGTAAACACCTGGCAGACAAGTTCGGCCTCACAGTGAAAGCTAAAGGTCTTCAAGTTTCAATAAGAATCAGTGTGAAGGTTTACCTGGAGAGTCACCAGAGGCCACCCATTGTGCAGCATCACGACATTTTACTGGTGGAAGAGGGTAAACCAGCAAAGATTGACGAAACTAAACTGGAg GTCACACACGAGGACAACCTGCCATCTGAGATTTTATTCACAGTCATGGTAGCCCCCTCTCATGGCTTTCTGCGGCGTTTTGTCAAAGAGCGCTACATCGGAACCAAACAATCTCCTGTCAAGACATTTACCCAGGAGGACATTAACAGCGGCAACATCCAGTATGTGCAGGTGGAGCCCGGCAAAGTCAATGACACTTTCATCATTGACGCCACAAACGGGGTCACCGATGTCAGTGGGATTAGGATGACTGTTGACGTCATCCCACGCCTCATCCCACTTCAGGTCACCAATATCACCATGGAGGAAGGTGCCTTCAAGGCACTGACACAGGATGTGCTCAAAGTCACCAACAGACACTTTTCTGGAATCAACTTCCTGTACAGTCTGACCGATCCCCCACATCATGGTCATGTGGAGCACTCTCGACACCCTGGTGTGTCCATAACATCTTTCACCAGGAGACAG GTGGAACACGAATTCATTTACTATGTTCACGACAGCAGCGAAACGTCAGCTGACAACTTCACTGTCGTCGCCAATGACACGGGACTGAGGAAGCTGAGTGCAGCCCAGACGGTGTACATCCAGGTTACAGCTGTCAACGATGAACCTCCTGTTATTACAGCCAACAGGGTCCTCAGG GTTTGGGTGTCTTCCGTCACAGAGATCAGGATGGAGGATCTGCGAGTGCAGGATCTGGACTCAACCCCACAGGAGCTGCACTTCATGGTGACCCCACCCAGCAACGGACACCTTGCCCTTAAGAGTGCTCCCATGAGGGAGGTGCTGAACTTCACCCAGGCACACATAGACCAGGGACAGCTGCTGTTTGTTCACAAAG GTGCCATGTCTGGAGGATTCAGCTTCCAGGTCAATGACGGTGTGAACTTCAGCCCCAGGCAGATTTTCAGCATCACTGCCAGAGCTTTAGTTCTCACTTTGGAGAAAAAACGTCCACTCAAAGTGTTTCCAG GCTCTTCTACAACAATCACAAATGTGGATTTACAAGCAGTGACCAATGACATCAGCAACACCTCGAACCGGTCCATCACATTCAGTGTGATTCAGCAGCCGAAGCTGGGCCGTTTGGTGAGGAGGCAGCCCAATAACTCCACAATGGACATCTCCACTTTCACACAAGATATG CTGGACAGGAAGGAGGTTGTGTTCATTCAGTCCCCCATTGAGTCAGTAGGCTGGGAAATCATGGACTCTATGACCTTCTCCGTGTCATCACCGCCGGCTTTCTTGGACAGCCAGACCTTCAAAATAGACATTTCTTATGAGAATTCTAGACCTGAACACAGAACAGTCCTGCTTGCAAACACAG GTGCCGAGGTAACCGAGGGGGAGAGTGTCGTCATTGATGAAACCAAGCTGGATGCCACCAACCTGATGTTCAAGTTGTCAGTTCCTCAGCGGAGCTCCCATGAGGTCTGGTTCCAGGTGACATCTCTGCCTCAACATGGTGTCATAGTGGTGGGCGAGAGAAATCTGACCAGTGAGAAACCCAACTTCTCGCAGTTCATTGTTAACAAGTATGGTATTACCTACAAACATGACAACTCAGAGAcaatttatgattattttgCATTCAGTGCATGGCTAAATGCCAAAGGAAAAACAGCAGTACGCCCTCAAGATGATCATGATGTTGTTGAGGAGTGGTTTAACATCACAATCACACCTGTAAACGATCAACCGCCACTGTTAAAAACCAAAGCTCCAAGTTTGAAGGTAGTGCAAGGAGATACAGTCGCCCTTGGGCCCGAGAATCTTACAGTTGAGGACTTAGATAACCCTCCTGATGATATTATGTTCTCTGTGATTAGTAAGCCAAATAATGGACACCTAGCTCTTAAAGGAAGTATGAATGAATCGTTAATGGCCTTCACCCAAGCCCAAATCAACAATAGAAGCATCTATTTCATCCATGATGGAAGTGCTGTTTCTGGGGTGTTCTACTTTAGTGTCACAGATGGCCATCATAAACCACTATATAAGCTCTTCAACCTGGAAGTAACAGAAATTACAATATCTTTGGTTAATTACACTGGATTGTCATTGGAACAAGGTCAGACCTCTGTGTCATTGACTGCGGACAATCTTGCTGCTGagtccaatgggaaaaacatcACCATTCACTACCTGATTACAAGACCGCCAACATTTGGCAAACTTCTGAAGGACAGCGATGAGGTTACACAGTTTGAACAGGAGGACCTGCTGTCTGGAAGACTTTGGTACCACATGACCTCCCTTTCCTCATCCAAAGACAGCTTTGAGTTCACTGCCTTCACCTCAGAGGCAAACGTGACAGGCCAAGAGTTTAACATAACGGTCAGACCTTTAGTCCAGCTTGGCAAAGGTTTGAGAATTCCCAACGGGATTGTTGTCAAACTCAACACGAGCTTTCTTAATGCCTCTGAATTGGCTAATATCACGGATACGGACCCTTTATTTGTCATGATTTCCCATCCAAAATATGGAAAGGTGGTTAGGACTAAATCTCAATCCTCCATAAAACCTTTACCAGTTGAGTCATTTACCTTTCAGGAGGTAAAACAAGAGAAGATAGCGTTGGAGCTGAATGCTAATATGACCGGACTTCAGGAGCTGAATGACTCATTGGTGTTTGTGCTAAAAGCTGGTGACACCCCACCTGCTCAAGGGGAGCTCCATTTTACAGTTGTGCCATACATTGAAACTGTTTCATCAACCACACAGGGTGCTGTCTCAACAACAGATGTTCCTCAGACATCCAGAAATGGAACTGCTTCACCAGCCATTTCTATGGCTTTCTTCTCCACCCAGCAGCCAAGCAAAAATCAGCAAAAGTTCAAGGGACGCAACCGCTGGGGAAACTCCAACAGAACGAGCCTTTTCAGTACGACTTTAGGCAAACCAGCGCATGAAACAGAAGATGTCCCCTTTAGGAACACGCCAGTTCGTGTAGAGTCCTATCCTCAAAAAACCTCCAACCCACTCATGGTGATTCTACCCCTGttggctctgctgctgcttgtcATCATCTTTGTAGtcctggttgtttttcttcGACACCACAGGCAAAGGAAGCAGAGCACCGCTGTACCGAAGGAGTCAACGTCCACTGGTCTCCCCAACAGTCATTCTTACCAGGGTCCAACTCAGAGAAGTACAACAGTTCCCACAGTCACTGTCACTCCCTTAAACCACACCTCCACAGGCAGCCCTGTACTGGATCGGTTAGCGACACTACATCAGGTTTCACCTTATGACATGCTTGATTCAAACATGCTCGTAACTTCTTGGAGGAGCGGTTCTCCAACGTCATCTTCTGAAGTGATTCAAACGACTGCGCCCACTCTGCAGAAGAATCAGTACTGGGTGTGA